In one Dermochelys coriacea isolate rDerCor1 chromosome 20, rDerCor1.pri.v4, whole genome shotgun sequence genomic region, the following are encoded:
- the DAZAP2 gene encoding DAZ-associated protein 2 isoform X1, which yields MNSKGQYPTQPSYPVQPPGNPSVYPQTMPLPQAPPYTDAPPAYSELYRPSFVHPGAATVPTMSAAYPGTSLYLPMAQSVAVGPMGSSVPMAYYPVGPVYPPGSTVLVEGGFDAGARFGAGATGSVPPPPPGCPPNAAQLAAMQGANVLVTQRKGSYFMGGSDGGYTIW from the exons ATGAACAGCAAAG GTCAATATCCGACACAGCCATCCTACCCAGTGCAACCTCCTGGTAATCCTTCTGTGTACCCACAGACAATGCCTCTTCCTCAAGCGCCACCTTATACTGATGCACCTCCTGCTTACTCTGAG CTCTATCGTCCAAGCTTTGTGCATCCAGGGGCTGCCACTGTACCTACTATGTCTGCTGCATATCCTGGTACTTCTCTGTACCTACCCATGGCACAGTCTGTGGCTGTTGGCCCAATGGGCTCTTCAGTTCCAATGGCATATTATCCTGTCGGTCCCGTCTACCCTCCTGGGTCAACTGTCCTTGTTGAAGGTGGTTTTGATGCCGGAGCAAGGTTTGGGGCTGGTGCCACTGGTAGTGTTCCT CCACCCCCTCCTGGCTGCCCTCCCAATGCAGCTCAGCTGGCAGCCATGCAGGGTGCCAATGTGTTAGTGACGCAACGGAAGGGAAGCTACTTCATGGGGGGCTCTGATGGTGGCTACACTATCTGGTGA
- the DAZAP2 gene encoding DAZ-associated protein 2 isoform X3: MNSKGQYPTQPSYPVQPPGNPSVYPQTMPLPQAPPYTDAPPAYSEPPPPGCPPNAAQLAAMQGANVLVTQRKGSYFMGGSDGGYTIW, encoded by the exons ATGAACAGCAAAG GTCAATATCCGACACAGCCATCCTACCCAGTGCAACCTCCTGGTAATCCTTCTGTGTACCCACAGACAATGCCTCTTCCTCAAGCGCCACCTTATACTGATGCACCTCCTGCTTACTCTGAG CCACCCCCTCCTGGCTGCCCTCCCAATGCAGCTCAGCTGGCAGCCATGCAGGGTGCCAATGTGTTAGTGACGCAACGGAAGGGAAGCTACTTCATGGGGGGCTCTGATGGTGGCTACACTATCTGGTGA
- the DAZAP2 gene encoding DAZ-associated protein 2 isoform X2, which produces MDQGQYPTQPSYPVQPPGNPSVYPQTMPLPQAPPYTDAPPAYSELYRPSFVHPGAATVPTMSAAYPGTSLYLPMAQSVAVGPMGSSVPMAYYPVGPVYPPGSTVLVEGGFDAGARFGAGATGSVPPPPPGCPPNAAQLAAMQGANVLVTQRKGSYFMGGSDGGYTIW; this is translated from the exons ATGGATCAAG GTCAATATCCGACACAGCCATCCTACCCAGTGCAACCTCCTGGTAATCCTTCTGTGTACCCACAGACAATGCCTCTTCCTCAAGCGCCACCTTATACTGATGCACCTCCTGCTTACTCTGAG CTCTATCGTCCAAGCTTTGTGCATCCAGGGGCTGCCACTGTACCTACTATGTCTGCTGCATATCCTGGTACTTCTCTGTACCTACCCATGGCACAGTCTGTGGCTGTTGGCCCAATGGGCTCTTCAGTTCCAATGGCATATTATCCTGTCGGTCCCGTCTACCCTCCTGGGTCAACTGTCCTTGTTGAAGGTGGTTTTGATGCCGGAGCAAGGTTTGGGGCTGGTGCCACTGGTAGTGTTCCT CCACCCCCTCCTGGCTGCCCTCCCAATGCAGCTCAGCTGGCAGCCATGCAGGGTGCCAATGTGTTAGTGACGCAACGGAAGGGAAGCTACTTCATGGGGGGCTCTGATGGTGGCTACACTATCTGGTGA